Genomic DNA from Enterococcus saccharolyticus subsp. saccharolyticus:
ATCAATAGAATTTTCGATATCTTTTATCGATACTTTTTCATCGTCAAATTCTGCTCTTACCTTGCTTGAATTAAATAGTACCTTTACGCTCTCTTTATTTACCCCTTCTAAGGATTTCACACCGTTTTCTATTTTTTGCATACAAGATGGACAAGTTAATGTTTCTAATTGAATCGTTGCTTTTTGCATATTTCATTTCTCCTTTGATATATTTATCTATTTTAAATTGATTTAGATTAAAAATTTTACGAAAATTTTATTTTCATAATTTATAGCGAAGAAGTCTCATAGCATTTAGAATTACTACTAATATACTCGCTTCGTGTACTAACATACCGATTGACATATTCATCCATTCACTAAAGAATACGCTGGCAAGCAGGACTAATACAACTCCTACTGCAATAATTATATTTTGAAGCATATTATTAGCTGTTGCTTTTGTTAAACCTAGTGCATGTGGCAAGCGGCTGAAATCAGAGTTCATTAAAACAACATCTGAAGTTTCAATGGCTACATCTGTTCCACTTCCCATAGCAATTCCTATTTGTGCTAGAGCTAGTGAAGGACTATCATTTACTCCGTCCCCAACAAATGCAACAATTTGACCTCTTTCTTGCAGTGCTTTAATATATGCTGATTTATCTTCCGGCAACATGTGCCCGTGGGCTTCGGTGAGTCCAAGTTCACGCGCCACCAAATCCACGGTTCCTTGATTATCACCTGAAAGAACGACTAGATTTTTAACACCAAGTTTTTTCAGCTGTTGAAGATTTTCTTTGACACCAGGACGAATTTGATCACGAATTCCTATCAATGCCTTTAATTCACCATCAACGGATGTTAGAACCAGTGAATTTCCATTCTCCTCGAATCTGGCAATATCTCCTCGAACTTTTTCACTTAAAAGAACATTTTCTTGTTCCATCAATGCGACATTCCCGACCGCAACTCTATGACCTTCTACATGAGCTACAATTCCTCCGCCTTTGACAACCACCGTTTTTTCAACGGTATATGATTTTGTATCTCCAATATATTCCACAACCGCTTTTGCTAATGGATGATCGGATTCCTTTTCAACACTTGACAGATAAGCTAATACTTCGTCTACATTATCTGCATAAATTTCTTTATCCGCTACTTTAGGATTTCCTATTGTTAATGTTCCAGTTTTGTCAAATACCATGGTGTCTAGTCTGCTAAAATCACTAATTACCTCGCTACCTTTTAGAAGAACACTATGACGTGCTCCATTACCAATACCTGCAACATTTGAAACAGGGACACCGATTACCAATGCTCCTGGGCATCCTAAAACTAATATCGTGATTGCAAGTTCAATATCCCTTGAAATGAGCCCTACAATAAAAGAGAGACCTAAAACAGTAGGGGTATAATATTTAGAGAATCTATCAATAAAGCGTTCTGCCTCTGATTTTGAATCCTGTGCTTCTTCCACTAACTCAATGATTTTACCAAAAGTAGTGTCTTCACCTACACGGTCAGCTGTGATTTGCAGTGTGCCATTTTCTAAAATTGTTCCAGCATATACTCCTGAATCTTTCTTTTTGCTTACTGGAACTGCTTCACCTGTAATACTTGCTTCATTAATATGCCCTTCTCCTGTCAACACTGTACCATCAACTGGAATTTTTGCGCCCGTTTTAACAAGTAAAATATCACCGACATCAACCTCTTCTATTTCGACTTCTTCAAACTCACCATTTTTCAGTTGCTTTAGAGCAACTTCTGGCGCCATTTCAGTTAATTCTTTTATTGCAGAACGTGTTTTATTAAGTGTCCTTTGTTCTAAATAAGCTCCAAATAGAAATAAGAACGTAACGATTGCCGATTCTTCATAGTTCTTGATTATAAAAGCTCCGATAACTGCAATAGTAACTAAAACATCGATACTGACAACTTTGACCTTCAATGCTTGATACGCTTGGATAGCAATCGGTATAACTCCTAAAACGGAGGCAATTATTAGTGACCATATAGCTATAGGTTCGTTTTGAAATCCTAATTTACTAACATATGCAATTATTATTAAAATTGCACTTACTATTGTAATATGATTCTTTCTTCCTAAAATTAATTTTTGCATATACATACTCCTTCCTATTATGATTTTTATTAATTGTATCACTTGTTTCTTTTATGATTCATATGCTTTATCTAATTCTGCCAACAGGTTATATACAGCTTCATAGCTTTCACAAACATCATCTGGAACTGTATAATTGTCTGTAATTTTACGTAACTTTGCAAATTCATCTACTAAATCAGGTTTTCCACTTCCTGTATCTTTTAATTTTTTTGCAAGCTTATCATATACTTCACGAACTTGGTGAAATTCTGGATGATTGCCGCCATGAACTCTTGCTACAATTGGTACATACTGTGCCAATGTTTCTAAATCTGTTTCCTTGACTTGATTAAAATCTAATTTTTTCGACATGCTTTTTCCTTCTTTCTTTTTCTTTGGGTTGATTACATTATATAAGGGATTAAAAGATATTAACTTGATCTACATCAAGTTTGTTCTTTTTACGCAGAAAAATAGAACAGTTAGTATTTTTAACTTAATACCAACTGTTCTATTTTTTATTTTAAGATTATCTGCTATATCAGCAACAAACCATCTAAATCTAAAATCTCAATCTTTCTGTTTCTTTTTTGCTTTATATAACCTGCATCTTCAAAATCAACCAACGTTCTACTGATCGTTTCTGGCGTCGTTCCTAAATAAGAGGCTAAATCCTTTTTACTCATCGGTAATTCAATTTCTATTGGACTAACTCCGCCATCTGTACACTCTCCAAGAAACAACGCTAATCTAGCCGCCACTTTTTCGGTGACAAATCTGGTTGTTTGTTTTTCTGATATTTCCAGTCGGTTAGAAAACTCAGCTAAGATCTTCAAAGATATCGTAGGGTACTTTAATAAAAATTCTTGTAAGTCATTTTTGCTAATCACACATACATTGGTATCAATCATTGCTTCTGCATACGCTTCATGGATTGATTCACGAAACAGAGCTAATTCTCCTGTAAAATCTCCTGGATTTAAAATTCTCAATAATTGCTCTTTTCCAGACTCAGATAAACGGTAGATTCTAATTTTACCCTTACTTACAACATATAAGACATTAGATGTATCTCCTTCTCGATAAAGCACTTCACCTTTTTTATATGAAATGGACTTCATGACTTTCATTATTTCTTCCATCTGCTCTGCTTCAAGATGATTAAAGATTGGTACAACACAGATACATGAATTCTTTGAATTTGGCTCATGTCTGTGATGATGAATGTGTGAGGAAGTATTATGAGAACATTTCCTGATATCTTGTTTGCAATCCTTCTTCGACATTCAGATACTCCTTTCATAACATATTTTGGGACTTGTTTATTTATTTCCAAGTATATAATCAAAACAAGTCGTAGAATAATCAAGTGTAAGAAACTTACCGTTCTTCTTTAATAAACTTTCTATTAAATTTGCTATCTCTGCAAGTTTTTCATCTGTACTCATATTATTGAATGATGCTTGTCGGTTTGATATCTCAATAAACTTTTGATTGATTGAATCATCTATATCAACAGTTTACTAATATCATGTTTATGATAATCTGATTTAATAAAACCTTTATTTCTGATACTTCTATCTAACAAATATCTTATTGCAAATAAAAGATTTGTTTTTCCCGAATCGTTCATCCCGAATATCACATTTTTATTTGATAAGTCAATTTCAATAGAACTAAAATTACGAAAGTTTTCAATTACTAACTTTTTAAATTCCATAGTTACTCTCCAGCAAATTCTTATTATTCAGTTTAACTAACCGTTCCCGACCTAACTTCAACATCTCCTCCTCGACCTTACTCCATTCTCCGAAGAGGCAGTCTTGAAGAACTTCTGCTGCGGAATCTTTATCAGTTTCAGAATCATAGATACAAGCCCTATCTCTTTGGTAAATTTGAATTTGTTCAAAGAGTTTCTCACTTTCTAACTCCCTCAAGTTATCAACCAAGTTCTCAACAATCCCATCGTGGTGTTCTTTTGGTGTTGCTCTGGCCTGATTGGGATCGATGGCATAAAGTTCTTCGTAACGAATCAAGGTGCTGAGATAAGAAAGCTCTGATTTGGTACCAATTACAGCTAAAGAAACTTGGTAACCTTTAGAAGCTAATAATTGAGCAGTCTGACGAGGAACTTGAGTGGTACGCAAAGTCCCTTCAATCAGCAAATGATAGCCTTGCGTGCTGAGTTCATCAACCAACTGTTCTACCATTTTTCCTGCAAATCCCTTGGTATAGTCCACGCTGTCCTTGCCATACTTTTCTTGCAGGGCTAAGTAATTGGGATGCTGAGAACGGTAGCTGTCACCATCGATGATAATGATATTACCTTGAAATTCCTTCTGCTTGATACGATGTATCGTTGTCTTACCTGCCCCGCTTTGTCCACCAAGCAAGATAGCTTTCGGTTGACCTGGAATCGTCTTTCCTCGGGTTAAGGCCCGAATGGTTCGCTGCAAGGCCTTCTGAAACTCTTCCTCACTAAATTCTTCCAATCTCATTAAGCCACCACCCGATGATGCACCATGTCTAACATTCGCTCTATACCGTCTAAATAGCCATTGTAACGCTCAATTTCATCGAAGGTGTCAACTAAATAAATTTTCGTATTGATTAATTCAGCCAAATCATCACTCATGAGAATCCAAGGGTTGGCTTCATCATCAAAAGCAATATCCTGACTATCTTGATATCGATAGAGCTGCGATAAAATGGCTGCTCCACGTTCTTTTATCACTTCTACTTTTAAAGTCAATTGATAATCTTCAACAGGTGTTAACATCTTGTCCTCCCCTACAATATCGATATAAGAGACATTAAATTTCTGACAAATACGGTCGATAAGCTCTGTTGAAACCGTACTGGTCCCATTTTCATAACGACTCAGGCTATTGCGTGAAATCCCGACCATTTTCGCAAATTCTGGTTGTGTTAAATCGTGTGTATGGCGTAGTGATTTGATATTGTCTCCAATCATAGATAAAGACCTCCTCATATTTAATTTCATTATACCATAAAAAACGGATAACGCACCAAATATGGTGCGTTATCCGTTTTTAGGTTTCTTCGATTGCTTAAACTGCTCTATTCGCTTCTCAAACTGCTCAGTATTCAGTTTATTTTTCACTTCCTGGATTGACTTATCAAGACTTTGTTCCTCATCGGTTATAACGCTTTGAGATATTTCAACTCTCCTATCAGGCTTGAAATCTGGATCAAAAAACACATCTAGGAGTTTCTCTACTTTAGTTAGTTCAATATCTGACATGTATGCTTGTTTGCATCAATCACTTGTCTTTTCGTCCGAATATCAGCGCTGCTTGCTTTAAAATATCATTCTCCATCTCAAGTTGTTGGTTTCGTTTGCGTAAGGCTATAAGCTCTTTTTTCGTTGGGGTCAGATTATCGGCTTCTTTGAATGAACCTGTCTTTTTTGCCTGACGGACCCATTTGTCAAAAGACGATGGTGTTAGTTCATATTCTCTGATGATGTCGGCCCTTGGTTTTCCAGAGTTTAGTAAATCGACCATTTGTTGTTTAAATTCTTGCGTATATGTTCTGCGTTCTCTTCTTTGCGACATAACATGATTCCTCCAGTGTGTTTTCTTATAGTTTACACACCTTATCTTTTCTGTCTAGTTTATTGTAGCCTATCCAATATATTCTTCACGAATCTGAGACAGAGTTTTTCCAGTTTCTTTATGTACAGCAAAAACATAAGTCTGAACACTAGACCATCCATAAATCTCTTTCAACCATGCTTGCATAGACTTTTCTTCTCCGTTGACCATTACATTGCCATTGGAAAGAAGCCGCCCCTCATCTTCCCTCCCTTTAGCAACTATAATGTCTCCTTCTTTAACAACACCCCATTCAAGCATTAAATCTATTTTCGGTAGAGACCTACGTATAATTTTCTTTTCTCCAGATGCTGTTGCAATGAGCGATTTATCCATAAGATTCACATAATAATCATCATAATTAGTAACTGGGAGTAGCTTTTCTACATAGAAAAATAAATCTTCATTCAGCTTATACGGTGTTAGTCTATAACAACTCATATCAACATTGTTACTATTTAGCCAAGCAACTGCAGACAACGTTTGTTCATCAAAATCAGATGCCACCAGAATAATTCTTTGCTTTTCATTGAAATTTTTCTGTGCATCATTGACCTGAAGGAATTCATTCAACTTACGAATACCAAGTTCAAATGAAGTTAACTCTCCAAGTTCAAACTCACTTCTATATTTTTCAATGTATGGAGCATAAACTTTTTTTACTAAATCGTCGGTCTTTTCAATTGTTGCATAGCTCGCAGCATATCTTATTGCCTGAAACTCAAAAGCTTCTCTGCGATGCTCAATATCCTTGCGATCTCTCTTAATTTCAATAAGCACAATATTTCCGCTGTTATCTACCGCAGTCAAATCACTTCTTCCGTTCTTTTCATTTCTAACTTGCCTGCCAACAATAAGCATAGATTCCTCTTCATCACAGATCATATCAATGCTGTTTCTTAAAATTTCTTCTATGTCATTTTCTGTCATATTTAGTTCTGAAAAAGTGACCGGTTCTATTCTAGCGGCTTGCTTACCTTTAATACTGTACATGATCTCCCCCTCCTTAAAGTTCTATTTCATTCAGTAAATCCCTTAGTTTCTTAAGTTCGTCTGCACTTAAGGTTACACCCTTGCCCATCTTCTCATGTTCAGGTGCCCAATCTCTGATGTCATATTTAGGTTCCCTGTCATTCCAGCTGATTAAATTCAGTTCCTTTGACCAGCCCTTATTGTTTTCTGAAAGAGTGCCCACAGTTTCTTTAATTTCGTATTTTATTTCTGCCATATAATTCCCTCCGTTAATTATAGTTCTGTGTACTTCTTCGAATTTCCAAAGCTCTTTTCAACTGGATACTTCTGGTTGTTTTTTCCCAATTTATTTATGACCGCTTCATCCAAATTTATATTCATACTTCTGCACAGACTAATAAGATAAGTATAAATATCAGCTATTTCATCTGCAACAGCTTGTGTATCATTCGTATCAATCATATCATCTATCTCTTTATCAGTTTTCCATTGGAAGCACTCAAGGAGTTCACCTACTTCTGCACCTATTGCAATTGATAAATTTTTTGGAGTATGAAATTGCTCCCAATTTCTCTCTTTAATAAATTCAATAATTTGATCTTCAACTCTTTTATTCATAGAACCTCCATTAGATGGCACAATTTTTAATAATACGTTTTTTACTCCACATTTAGCAATCCATTAACAATATAATTTTGAGGTCTAAGACATAATTTGTTACTTAAATGACCTTTAATGTAATAAAACTTCCCTTGATTTTTTTCTTTATTAAATTCATAAACTCTGTAGAGATAGTAATTTGAATCTTGTAGCCCAGAAAATTCTAGTTCACTATCTGTAATATTAAAAGGAGTGTCACTATCACCTGTTGTAGTTTTAACTTCAATATGTTTCTCTCGGCCATCTAGCTCATATGATAAAATATCGTAACCTGCTCCATCACCTTCATCTTCAGAAATATGTTTTACTTTTTGTGCTAGATCTGCTCTACCATTCTTATTTAATAAATCAAATTCATAATTTAAAACCATTAATTCACCAGCATAACCAAGTTTCTTTTGATTTTTTGCCTTCTTTAAAAAATCGGTTTTTTTAGCAACAAATTCTCTTGGTTTTTGGTCTTTTGCAACAAAAGATGTTGGACACTCTTCTCTTTCAAGCAATGACTTAGTATAGTTTTCAATACTGCTTTCAATACCATCTAAATCATCTGCATCTTCTACTTTTTCAAATAGTCCCAGATCGGAGTTTACTATCAAATAGTCGTTTGTTTTTTCGATTGAGGATTCTCTTAATCTACCTTTTAATTCTCTATATACACCCAGTAATTTCTGCAAGTCCTGAATCAATTCTTTATCACTTAGTATATCATTAATATCATAAAATTTTCCGCAAATATGGCCCAATTCGTATCCTTCTGCCAAATTATTGTTTTTAATTCTAAGATCAATCGAATCATAGGAAAAATCAGTTAATGTCGATGATAATATATTTTTCCATGCACTTGATACCTGCTCAATCTTTTTTCGTCCCTCTTTAATTCCATATTTTTCTTTGAAATACGTCCAGCCCTGATTAAGTGAAATATATACGCCACTCATATCGGCACAAAATAGATACACAATGTCATAACCTTTGGTTGCAGTCATTGTAATGTCTTTATCAAAAATAGCAATCCACGGAATATCCGCCCAATTGCCTTTTCCAGGAGATCCTTCAACTTTGTATTTTAAAGTATCAATAGACGCTTCCTTTTCAATAATTTGACCAGAATTGACTCTTAGGTAATTTGCTAATTGATGCGCCTTAAATGATTCTTTTTTTGCACTATTGTACTCATCTAATATTTTTAATAATAGTTCTCTCAAAACCCATTCCTCCTAACCTTAGTTTAAAGGTTTATCACTACCTATAATGTTCAATCCTTTCATCAATCCGTTGTGAATTTCCCAGGCTCTTCTGCAACTCTGTCGGACCAGATAACTTCTTCATAAACATTTCCAGCCATTTTCTCTGCTTGCCTCATGACAATATTCATCGCTTTTAATGCTTGATCTGGTGGATAGTCATACTTGCTAAGAAGCCTCTTAATTACACGTCTCATGCTCGCTCTTGCACTTTTTCGAACACTCCAATCAATGGTGATATTATTTCTTATAGCCAAAGTTAATTCATGAGCGATTTTCCTAAGCGTTTCATCTTCCATGAGTTCTTTAACGATATCATCCGCTGTCAGTGCATCATAAAAAGCAATTTCATCGTCGCTTAGACCCAGTTCTGCCTCTTCCTCACGCATTTTTTTAATGTCATGGGCCATTCGTATAAGCTCTTCAATGACTTCAGCATTTGTAAGTGCTTGATTTCGATACTTGTTTAGAGCCTTCGTCAGCCTTTCAGAGAATTTTTCGGACTTCACAAGATTTCTCTTTTCCATGGTTTTGATGTTACCTTCTAATAGTTTCTTCAGCATTTCCACTGCTAAGTTTTTCTGTTTCATTTCCTGAACTTCTTTTAAGAACTCTTCAGAAAGGATTGAAATCTCAGGCCTCTTGATTCCCATAGCATCAAATACATCAATAACATCTTCTGAGATGATGGAGCGTTCCAGCATTTGATGAAGTCTTGCTTCCACTTCTCTTTTTGATAGGGGTGTATTTTCTTTTTCCTTTAGTTTTACAAGGCTGGCTTTAACTGCTTTAAAATAGCTGATTTCAAGAGCCTTTTCTTTCCCTTTATCAGTTGCAGCACATAGTGCATGAGCCTTTCCTAATTCAAGAGCTGTCTTTTTAAATTCCTTTTGGTCTTCTTCTTTCTTCCCAAGTATAAAGTCCATACCACCCACAATAGTTCTCATTCTTTCCACTTGAGAGTTGCCCATATATTTTGAGTAATCATAGCCATGCATCATGTCTCTTAATATTTCCAGTTTTTCAAGCATAACAGCAACCGCAACATCGGTATCAATACCGGTATTTTGACGATCCGTATTGGTGTATTGTTTTAAGGCGCTCTTTAAACTTTCTAAAATCCCGATATAGTCAACCACTACACCGCCTGATTTCTCTTTAAAGACGCGATTAACCCTTGCAATTGCTTGCATCAGGTTATGCCCCTTCATTGGCTTGTCAATATACATGGTATGCATAGATGGCACATCAAATCCAGTGAGCCACATGTCACGAACTATCACTATTTTAAGTTCGTCACTATTGTCCTTCATACGTTTGGCCAATAAATCCCTACGCTGTTTACCTCCTAGATGCTTCTGTAGCTTTTCATTATCTGCAGCACTACCAGTCATAACAACTTTTATTTTCCCTTTATCAATATCATCATGATGCCAATCAGGTCTCAGTGCTGTTATCGCCTCATAAAGCTCAACACAGATTCTTCGACTCATACAAACAACCATGGCTTTACCATCGATGCTCTTTGCTTTTTCTTCGTAATGATTGACGATATCTTCAGCAAGCTTTTTGACTCTGTTTGGAGAACCCACAATGGATTCCATTCTGGACCATTTGGCTCTGTTTTTATCCTTCTCAAATTCTTCCTGACCTTCTGTGATCTCTTCAAACTCATCATCAATTTTTGTCAGCTCTTCTTCATCTGTTTCCAGTTTAATAATGCGGTTTTCATAATAAATCCGAACCGTTGCTTCATCTTCTACCGCCTGGGTCATGTCATATGTATCGATGGTATGACCAAATATGGCTACAGTAGATCGATCTTCAAGATCAATCGGTGTCCCTGTAAAGCCGATAAAAGACGCATTAGGTAGTGCATCTCTTAAGTATTTAGCATAACCATAATTCACTTCACCGGTTTTAGAATCCACTTTGGCCTCTAATCCGTATTGGCTTCTGTGGGCTTCATCTGCGATGATGATGACATTCTTACGATCAGTGAGTACTAGCATCTCGCCATCTTCTGGTTTGAACTTTTGAATGGTGGTGAAGATAATCCCACCAGACTCTCTATCATTTAAAAGGTCATAAAGCCCATTAACCTCAGTGCTATTACCACCCACATAATTCGTTCTCTGGCTATCTGAAAGTTTTCTTACTGTTGCTTGTTTTGGAGTCTGACGCAGGATATCTTTTGATTTAGAGAAGGTTGTGAAAAGCTGATCGTCCAGGTCATTTCTATCAGTTATAACCACGATGGTTGGATTATTCAGTTCTCTCACAAGTCCACCGGTATAAAACACCATAGAAAAGCTCTTTCCCGAACCTTGTGTATGCCAAACAACACCGATCTTACGATCGCCGTCTTCCTTTGTCGCTTCTTTTGTTTTTTCAATCGCTTTCTTAACAGCAAAGTACTGATGATAGGCTGCTAGAATTTTAATGATGGATTTTTTATCCCCTATTCTCTTGCCTTCAAAATCCTTCTCCGCTTCTTTCGACTCCTGGAAAAGAATGAAGTTTTGAATAATATCTAATAATCTTTCTCTTTGGAACATGCCACCCAACAGCACTTCATACTGAGGCTCAGATAAAGGTGCAATATTCTCGCCATCAACGGTTCTCCAGTTCATGAACCACTCTTCATTGGAAGTAATAGTTCCAGCTTTTGCATTGATTCCATCTGAGATTACACAAAAAGCATTGTAATTAAATAGCGAAGGAATATCTCTCTTGTAAGTCTGAATCTGATTATAGGCACCCTCAATCCCTACATTTTCATCACTCGCAGACTTTAACTCAATGACCACAAGTGGCAGTCCATTCACAAAGACGATAAGGTCCGGTCTTCTTTCTTCATTTTCTATAATAGTAAATTGATTAACGACCACGAATTCATTATTGCTCATATTTTCAAAGTCTATAATATAGGCTCTTTTGGTGCGAATGTGGCCACCTTCATTAAAGGATACTTCTATCCCTTCTGTCATTAACTGATGAAAATATCGATTGTTTTCTTCCAGCATTGGGCTGTTGAATGTGATCAGTTGACGATAAGCATCATCAAGTGCTTCCCTTGGAATATCACGATTGATCTTAAAGAGTGCATCTTTAACTCTATGTGAAAGGATCACCTCACGATAATCTTTTCGCTCCTCATAATCCCCACCTAAAGAGATGTCTGGACCGAAGGCATAATCGTAGCCAAGACTTTCTAATATTTCAATAGCTGCTTCTTCAAGCATCGCCTCTGTAAAAATACCATTTACACTACTCATCACTACCACCTCCCAGACAATCTTTCATTTCAATTTGCATTTCCAATGCAGTTATTTGATTTATTTCTATTGTTTTATTAATCACCCCGCACCTCCACTTCTCCATTCATCTAACTAATCTTTAATGCGTACTATTTGAACAGCTTTTTTAGTGTCTTGAATATATCAAAGGATGTCCGATTGTATACTTTGTTGTAAACTGCTTTCTTAGGATTCCTCAGAAATCTATATCCCCTAGGCATCTTTATTCCTGCTCGGTGCACAACCTGTCTTTTGATGCTGGTTCTTGCAGAGATTCTTCTCTTTAAACTAGGTTTTCTAAAGCCAAACTTCATGATACGTCACCTTCCTCATTAAGTGGAACCCTGATTTCTCCGGACATAAGTTTGGGGAGGAGAGAGTCCCTTATTTTTATCAAGCTTTCTGTTTCTTCCTGCTTATTATTAATAAGTTCATACATATCGATAAACTTCTTTTCAAAATTTTTAAATATCTCTCTATTCGTTGGAAAAACTAGCTTTAGTTTCTTCACTTCGTCAAGAGTTACATATTCTTGTACAGAAGCTTTTTTTATCCCATGATACTGAGATTGAAAAAAATCTGACTTCAAAGTAAAATAAAAAAATTGAAATGATACATCTTTAGTTTTAAAGTTTATAAAATTGTAGTGTACTGCAATTGGTAAATCTCGTTTGCGAATCACAGCAACTAGACCGAGTGTTCCAATTCTTGATATAAGAACATCATTTTCTTCTGGCACCCAGCTCTTATGAACATTTTCAAAATCTTCTTTTGAAATATATTTCACATCTGTAACATCAATATGCCCCTTATTGATATTCCTTACATTCAAGAATGGAATTCCAAGATCAATTCTTTTAGGTTGATAGTTCGTACCTGGTTTTATATGTCTACACAACGAATCTATTTGCACTACTTCCCACCCCTTAGGAATCATCCCAAGCTCACTTTCAACCATCTCGCCGCCACTAGACTTATATGGTTCTCCGTCTTCATTGGGAAATTCGAAATCTACGAACCATTGCTTGAAAATTGTCTGTGCCATATTCTCAAGGGTTCTGTTTATTTGGTTGTTGACTTCGATTTTATCGTCCAGAGTTGAGAGGATATGGGCGATGGCTTTTTGTTCTTCTAATGGCGGCAAAACCATTCTTATACTATTTAGATTTGCTTTATTTAATTTTGGTTGTGCCGAACCAGTGATATACCCTGATAAATCCGATTTGTTCAAGAAATACT
This window encodes:
- a CDS encoding restriction endonuclease subunit S; this encodes MSFSEWREYKLEDVTINYNSKRVPLSSKERELRQGKYPYYGAQGVIDFIDKFIFEGQYLLVAEDGANLETRNEDIARLTKNQEQFWVNNHAHILRSNENSDIRYIKYFLNKSDLSGYITGSAQPKLNKANLNSIRMVLPPLEEQKAIAHILSTLDDKIEVNNQINRTLENMAQTIFKQWFVDFEFPNEDGEPYKSSGGEMVESELGMIPKGWEVVQIDSLCRHIKPGTNYQPKRIDLGIPFLNVRNINKGHIDVTDVKYISKEDFENVHKSWVPEENDVLISRIGTLGLVAVIRKRDLPIAVHYNFINFKTKDVSFQFFYFTLKSDFFQSQYHGIKKASVQEYVTLDEVKKLKLVFPTNREIFKNFEKKFIDMYELINNKQEETESLIKIRDSLLPKLMSGEIRVPLNEEGDVS
- a CDS encoding type I restriction endonuclease subunit R — encoded protein: MSSVNGIFTEAMLEEAAIEILESLGYDYAFGPDISLGGDYEERKDYREVILSHRVKDALFKINRDIPREALDDAYRQLITFNSPMLEENNRYFHQLMTEGIEVSFNEGGHIRTKRAYIIDFENMSNNEFVVVNQFTIIENEERRPDLIVFVNGLPLVVIELKSASDENVGIEGAYNQIQTYKRDIPSLFNYNAFCVISDGINAKAGTITSNEEWFMNWRTVDGENIAPLSEPQYEVLLGGMFQRERLLDIIQNFILFQESKEAEKDFEGKRIGDKKSIIKILAAYHQYFAVKKAIEKTKEATKEDGDRKIGVVWHTQGSGKSFSMVFYTGGLVRELNNPTIVVITDRNDLDDQLFTTFSKSKDILRQTPKQATVRKLSDSQRTNYVGGNSTEVNGLYDLLNDRESGGIIFTTIQKFKPEDGEMLVLTDRKNVIIIADEAHRSQYGLEAKVDSKTGEVNYGYAKYLRDALPNASFIGFTGTPIDLEDRSTVAIFGHTIDTYDMTQAVEDEATVRIYYENRIIKLETDEEELTKIDDEFEEITEGQEEFEKDKNRAKWSRMESIVGSPNRVKKLAEDIVNHYEEKAKSIDGKAMVVCMSRRICVELYEAITALRPDWHHDDIDKGKIKVVMTGSAADNEKLQKHLGGKQRRDLLAKRMKDNSDELKIVIVRDMWLTGFDVPSMHTMYIDKPMKGHNLMQAIARVNRVFKEKSGGVVVDYIGILESLKSALKQYTNTDRQNTGIDTDVAVAVMLEKLEILRDMMHGYDYSKYMGNSQVERMRTIVGGMDFILGKKEEDQKEFKKTALELGKAHALCAATDKGKEKALEISYFKAVKASLVKLKEKENTPLSKREVEARLHQMLERSIISEDVIDVFDAMGIKRPEISILSEEFLKEVQEMKQKNLAVEMLKKLLEGNIKTMEKRNLVKSEKFSERLTKALNKYRNQALTNAEVIEELIRMAHDIKKMREEEAELGLSDDEIAFYDALTADDIVKELMEDETLRKIAHELTLAIRNNITIDWSVRKSARASMRRVIKRLLSKYDYPPDQALKAMNIVMRQAEKMAGNVYEEVIWSDRVAEEPGKFTTD